Proteins co-encoded in one Ciconia boyciana chromosome 14, ASM3463844v1, whole genome shotgun sequence genomic window:
- the DHX35 gene encoding probable ATP-dependent RNA helicase DHX35 isoform X2, whose translation MAAPVGPVKFWKPGTEGPGVSVSEERQSPAESSGITVIYNPYASLSIEQQRQKLPVFKLRNHILYLVENYQTLVIVGETGCGKSTQIPQYLAEAGWTAEGRVVGVTQPRRIAAVSVAGRVADERGAVLGHEVGYCIRFDDCTDPQATRIKFLTDGMLVREMMADPLLTRYSVLMLDEAHERTLYTDIAIGLLKKVQKKRGDLRLIVASATLDAEKFRDFFNQNDTGDPSKDTSVILTVEGRTFPVDIFYIQSPVPDYIKSTVETAMKIHQMENDGDILAFLTGQEEVETVVSMLIEQARALSRTGMKKHLRVLPMYAGLPSPEQMKVFERVSHSVRKVIVATNIAETSITVHGITFVIDCGFVKLRAYNPKTAIECLVVVPVSKASANQRAGRAGRNRSGKCYRLYTEEDFEKLPKSTVPEMQRSNLAPVILQLKALGIDNVLRFPFLSPPPAQSMVQALELLYALGGLDMHCRLTEPLGMRIAEFPLNPMFAKMLLESGNFGCSQEILTIAAMMQIQNIFVIPPNQKAQAARQHRKFAVEEGDHLTMLNVYEAFVKHSKSSQWCQEHFLNYKGLVRASVVREQLKKLLVRFKVPKKSSEGDPDPVLRCIVSGFFANAAKFHSTGAYRTIRDDHELHIHPTSVLYAEKPPRWVVYNEVIQTAKYYMRDVTAVESAWLLELAPHFYQQGTHLSLKAKRVKVDDH comes from the exons GCACGGAAGGTCCTGGTGTCAGTGTCTCAGAGGAGAGACAGAGTCCTGCTGAGAGTAGTGGGATAACCGTCATCTATAATCCTTATGCTTCCCTTTCTATTGAACAACAAAGACAAAAGCTGCCTGTTTTCAAG CTAAGAAATCACATACTTTATCTAGTGGAGAACTATCAAACTCTGGTGATTGTTGGGGAAACAGGTTGTGGGAAATCAACGCAGATTCCACAA TACCTAGCAGAAGCTGGCTGGACAGCCGAAGGAAGAGTTGTTGGAGTGACGCAGCCTCGTCggattgctgctgtttca GTTGCAGGCCGAGTTGCTGATGAAAGAGGTGCAGTGTTGGGACATGAAGTTGGATATTGTATTCGGTTTGATGACTGCACGGATCCACAGGCTACAAGAATTAAG TTTCTAACTGATGGTATGCTTGTGAGGGAGATGATGGCTGATCCTTTATTAACAAGATACAG TGTCCTCATGCTGGATGAAGCCCACGAGAGGACTCTTTATACAGATATTGCTATTGGCTTACTAaaaaag GTTCAAAAGAAACGTGGGGATCTTCGACTGATTGTGGCTTCAGCCACCTTGGATGCAGAG aaaTTCAGGGATTTCTTTAATCAAAACGATACTGGTGACCCCAGCAAAGATACCAGTGTGATCCTTACTGTCGAGGGGAGAACGTTTCCAGTGGACATCTTTTACATACAGAG TCCTGTTCCAGACTATATAAAATCAACTGTGGAAACTGCAATGAAAATTCACCAGATGGAGAATGATGGTGATATACTGGCATTTTTAACTGGTCAG GAGGAAGTGGAGACTGTTGTTTCTATGCTCATAGAACAGGCTCGGGCCCTTTCTCGCACTGGAATGAAAAAACACCTCCGTGTTCTCCCCATGTATGCTGGGCTGCCTTCTCCTGAGCAAATGAAAGTGTTTGAGAGAGTTTCTCACAGTGTCAGGAAG GTGATAGTAGCCACCAACATTGCTGAGACCTCCATCACAGTTCATGGAATTACATTTGTAATTGATTGTGGTTTTGTGAAGCTTCGAGCCTATAACCCCAAAACAGCCATTGAATGCCTTGTGGTGGTACCAGTATCTAAAGCTTCGGCTAATCAGAGAGCAGGGCGTGCAGGACGGAACCGCTCTGGAAAATGTTACAGACTTTATACAG AGGAGGACTTCGAGAAGCTGCCGAAGTCCACTGTTCCCGAGATGCAGCGCAGTAACCTTGCGCCTGTCATCCTGCAGCTGAAGGCTTTGGGAATTGACAATGTGCTCAGGTTCCCCTTTCTTTCG ccaCCTCCTGCACAGTCAATGGTGCAAGCTTTAGAATTGCTGTATGCTTTAGGAG GTTTGGATATGCACTGCCGTTTAACAGAGCCTCTTGGAATGAGAATAGCAGAGTTTCCTTTGAATCCTATGTTTGCAAAGATGCTTCTGGAATcag GAAATTTTGGCTGCTCCCAGGAGATTTTGACAATTGCTGCCATGATGCAGATTCAAAACATCTTTGTGATCCCTCCAAATCAAAAAGCTCAGGCT gcCAGGCAACACAGAAAGTTTGCTGTGGAAGAAGGTGATCATCTCACTATGCTTAATGTTTATGAAGCCTTTGTCAAA CACAGCAAGAGCTCTCAGTGGTGTCAGGAACACTTTCTGAACTACAAAGGGCTTGTTAGAGCTTCTGTTGTAAGAGAGCAGCTGAAAAAGCTTCTTGTCCGCTTTAAAGTGCCAAAGAAGTCCAGTGAAg GTGATCCAGATCCCGTTTTGAGATGCATAGTTTCTGGATTCTTTGCTAATGCAGCTAAATTCCACTCTACCGGAGCTtacag GACTATCCGTGATGACCATGAACTTCATATCCACCCCACTTCAGTGCTGTACGCAGAGAAGCCTCCACGCTG GGTAGTCTACAATGAAGTCATACAGACTGCTAAGTATTACATGAGAGATGTGACTGCCGTTGAATCTGCCTGGCTCTTGGAACTGGCACCTCATTTTTACCAGCAAGGAACG
- the DHX35 gene encoding probable ATP-dependent RNA helicase DHX35 isoform X1 → MAAPVGPVKFWKPGTEGPGVSVSEERQSPAESSGITVIYNPYASLSIEQQRQKLPVFKLRNHILYLVENYQTLVIVGETGCGKSTQIPQYLAEAGWTAEGRVVGVTQPRRIAAVSVAGRVADERGAVLGHEVGYCIRFDDCTDPQATRIKFLTDGMLVREMMADPLLTRYSVLMLDEAHERTLYTDIAIGLLKKVQKKRGDLRLIVASATLDAEKFRDFFNQNDTGDPSKDTSVILTVEGRTFPVDIFYIQSPVPDYIKSTVETAMKIHQMENDGDILAFLTGQEEVETVVSMLIEQARALSRTGMKKHLRVLPMYAGLPSPEQMKVFERVSHSVRKVIVATNIAETSITVHGITFVIDCGFVKLRAYNPKTAIECLVVVPVSKASANQRAGRAGRNRSGKCYRLYTEEDFEKLPKSTVPEMQRSNLAPVILQLKALGIDNVLRFPFLSPPPAQSMVQALELLYALGGLDMHCRLTEPLGMRIAEFPLNPMFAKMLLESGNFGCSQEILTIAAMMQIQNIFVIPPNQKAQAARQHRKFAVEEGDHLTMLNVYEAFVKHSKSSQWCQEHFLNYKGLVRASVVREQLKKLLVRFKVPKKSSEGDPDPVLRCIVSGFFANAAKFHSTGAYRTIRDDHELHIHPTSVLYAEKPPRWVVYNEVIQTAKYYMRDVTAVESAWLLELAPHFYQQGTVRNRHKAQTHLSLKAKRVKVDDH, encoded by the exons GCACGGAAGGTCCTGGTGTCAGTGTCTCAGAGGAGAGACAGAGTCCTGCTGAGAGTAGTGGGATAACCGTCATCTATAATCCTTATGCTTCCCTTTCTATTGAACAACAAAGACAAAAGCTGCCTGTTTTCAAG CTAAGAAATCACATACTTTATCTAGTGGAGAACTATCAAACTCTGGTGATTGTTGGGGAAACAGGTTGTGGGAAATCAACGCAGATTCCACAA TACCTAGCAGAAGCTGGCTGGACAGCCGAAGGAAGAGTTGTTGGAGTGACGCAGCCTCGTCggattgctgctgtttca GTTGCAGGCCGAGTTGCTGATGAAAGAGGTGCAGTGTTGGGACATGAAGTTGGATATTGTATTCGGTTTGATGACTGCACGGATCCACAGGCTACAAGAATTAAG TTTCTAACTGATGGTATGCTTGTGAGGGAGATGATGGCTGATCCTTTATTAACAAGATACAG TGTCCTCATGCTGGATGAAGCCCACGAGAGGACTCTTTATACAGATATTGCTATTGGCTTACTAaaaaag GTTCAAAAGAAACGTGGGGATCTTCGACTGATTGTGGCTTCAGCCACCTTGGATGCAGAG aaaTTCAGGGATTTCTTTAATCAAAACGATACTGGTGACCCCAGCAAAGATACCAGTGTGATCCTTACTGTCGAGGGGAGAACGTTTCCAGTGGACATCTTTTACATACAGAG TCCTGTTCCAGACTATATAAAATCAACTGTGGAAACTGCAATGAAAATTCACCAGATGGAGAATGATGGTGATATACTGGCATTTTTAACTGGTCAG GAGGAAGTGGAGACTGTTGTTTCTATGCTCATAGAACAGGCTCGGGCCCTTTCTCGCACTGGAATGAAAAAACACCTCCGTGTTCTCCCCATGTATGCTGGGCTGCCTTCTCCTGAGCAAATGAAAGTGTTTGAGAGAGTTTCTCACAGTGTCAGGAAG GTGATAGTAGCCACCAACATTGCTGAGACCTCCATCACAGTTCATGGAATTACATTTGTAATTGATTGTGGTTTTGTGAAGCTTCGAGCCTATAACCCCAAAACAGCCATTGAATGCCTTGTGGTGGTACCAGTATCTAAAGCTTCGGCTAATCAGAGAGCAGGGCGTGCAGGACGGAACCGCTCTGGAAAATGTTACAGACTTTATACAG AGGAGGACTTCGAGAAGCTGCCGAAGTCCACTGTTCCCGAGATGCAGCGCAGTAACCTTGCGCCTGTCATCCTGCAGCTGAAGGCTTTGGGAATTGACAATGTGCTCAGGTTCCCCTTTCTTTCG ccaCCTCCTGCACAGTCAATGGTGCAAGCTTTAGAATTGCTGTATGCTTTAGGAG GTTTGGATATGCACTGCCGTTTAACAGAGCCTCTTGGAATGAGAATAGCAGAGTTTCCTTTGAATCCTATGTTTGCAAAGATGCTTCTGGAATcag GAAATTTTGGCTGCTCCCAGGAGATTTTGACAATTGCTGCCATGATGCAGATTCAAAACATCTTTGTGATCCCTCCAAATCAAAAAGCTCAGGCT gcCAGGCAACACAGAAAGTTTGCTGTGGAAGAAGGTGATCATCTCACTATGCTTAATGTTTATGAAGCCTTTGTCAAA CACAGCAAGAGCTCTCAGTGGTGTCAGGAACACTTTCTGAACTACAAAGGGCTTGTTAGAGCTTCTGTTGTAAGAGAGCAGCTGAAAAAGCTTCTTGTCCGCTTTAAAGTGCCAAAGAAGTCCAGTGAAg GTGATCCAGATCCCGTTTTGAGATGCATAGTTTCTGGATTCTTTGCTAATGCAGCTAAATTCCACTCTACCGGAGCTtacag GACTATCCGTGATGACCATGAACTTCATATCCACCCCACTTCAGTGCTGTACGCAGAGAAGCCTCCACGCTG GGTAGTCTACAATGAAGTCATACAGACTGCTAAGTATTACATGAGAGATGTGACTGCCGTTGAATCTGCCTGGCTCTTGGAACTGGCACCTCATTTTTACCAGCAAGGAACGGTACGGAATCGGCATAAAGCCCAAACG